The sequence below is a genomic window from Candidatus Wallbacteria bacterium.
TCCTGTTGATGGCCTTCGTATGCTTTTTCGTTTTCCCGGGCACAGCAGAAGCCCAGAAAAAATGGACAATAATGGTTTTCCTGAATGGTGACAACAATCTTGACTCGGCCGGCAACAACGATGTCGAAGAAATGATGAAGGTCGGCTCCAACGATCAACTCGACATCATCGTGCTGCAGGACCATGCAGGCAGCAATAACACCGAGCGACACTATATAAAGAAAGGCTCCAAGGACACTGAGAAGGTTGGAGAAATCGACATGGGTAACTGGCAGGAAGCCCTGAACTTCTTCAAGTGGGGCGTCCAGAACCACCCGGCTGATCATTATGTATTCGACATCTGGAATCATGGTGCAGGCTGGGAAAAGAAAGCCCGTGGAGAGATGTTCAAAGGCATTTCATACGACGATGATAGCGGCAACCACATGACTACCCCGCATCTCGGCCTGCTGGCCAAAGCCATGAAAGAACACATCGGCCGCAACGTGGACATCATCGGCTATGACGCCTGCCTGATGGCCATGATGGAAGTCGCATACGAAACAAAAGACTATACTGACTATGCGGTTTTCTCCGAAGAAACTGAACCAGGCGACGGCTGGCCGTACGATGACTGGCTGACCCCGCTCGCCGCCAATCCGGACATGTCGCCTGCCGATGTCTGCAAGAAGCTGACTGAAACTTATCTCGCTTCCTACAACGGCGGTTCACAGGGCACGAGCAAGGTCACTTTCTCAGCCCTGGACATGTCAAAACTCGACGGCTTCATCCCGGTTCTGAATGATTTCACCAACGCGCTGATCCAGAACGCCTCGCTTAACGACGCCTTCAAGACAGCCATGGGTGCTACTCAGTCCTTCGCTTACGCCCAGTGCAAGGACCTGATTGACTTCGCGCGCCAGGTGAAGGGCAAAGTCACTTCCTCGGACATCATGTCCAAGGCAGATCAGCTCATTGCAGGTGTCAAGGGCAGCAGCAACTCCATCATCATCGCCGGCGGCAACACCGGCAGCAACGTGGCTAATGCCGAAGGCATTTCGATCTACATGCCAAGTAAAAGTCAGTATGACAGCAAGAAAAATGAATACAGAGCCCTGAAATTCGGAATCGCCTCCAAATGGGCCGATTTCATCGAAGGCCTCTATTACCCGAACGTCCCCGTTCTCTCGGTCAAGACCATCGACATTGTTGACGAAAACAATGACGGCAAGGTCTCCCCGGGGGAACTGGTCGAATTCAAGGTCACGGTTGCCAATGAAGGCACCAAACCCGGCAGCGGAATCAAGGTCAAGCTGACTGTCGAAGGCATGAACGCCAGCATCGAATCCTTCGGTGAAGCGAACATCAGCGAAGTTCCGGGCATGGGCGAAGCCAAAGCCGAAGGCCTGAAAGCACGCATCAGCACAACCTGCCCCTCCAGCACTTCTGTGAATTTCACAGTGCATGTGGTGATGGGCGGCAACGAGATCACCAAGGACTATGCAGTGCTCGTGCGCAAACCGTTTGAAACCAAGAGCAGCGTGCTCCTGATCACGAAGGATGCCACAGACGAGTTCTCCAAATTCTATACCAAAGCCCTCACTGACGCCGGCATCGGTTATGACCTTTGGGATGTGGCCTTTGAAGGCAAGATCAGCTCAGGCCTGCTCAAGAAGTATGTCGGCGGCATGGTTTTCTTCAATGCCCCGGGTACCAGTGACATCGACACAGTCAGCCAGGATGACCTGATCAACTACCTGTCTGTAGGCGGATCACTGTTCATCACCGGCCAGGACATCGGATACAAGATCAAGGACACCAAGTTCTACACTGATTACATCCATGCAAAATACATCCAGGACAACACAGGCATCTTCAACCTCCAGGGCCTGGATACCTTCAACGGCACTGATCTGATCATAGCCAACGGCGATGGTGCCAACAACCAGAAATGGCCTGATGAGATCGATGTAGTGGCTCCGGCTAAAGCCATCCTTAAGTACAATCCTGCTGGTAAGGACGATCCCCATTTCACCATCGACCAGCTCTCAGAGCATGCAGACACAACCAAGGGACTGAATGCGAGCGGAACAGCCGGACTCTATGTCACCACCGGCGTATACAAAATCGTGTACTTTGCCTTCGGCTTCGAGGCCATAAACTCTGCCCAGAGCAGAACCGCAGTACTCGGCAAAGTTAAATCCCTGCTGTATCCGAAAACAGACGAGAAAGTCCTATTCATGCTTTCAGTGGAAAAGAAACTTTCCTCCACCAGGAACGCAGGCAAGAGCTCGATTTTGAGAAATGAGCTGGAACAGATGATCGAAATCGTGGAAACCTGTATGCTCCGCGACATCAACGCAGGAAATACCGATACGATCACTCTGCTCAACCAGAGCGATTCAGCCGCAATCAGGACAGTGCGCGACAACCTGAGACAGAATCTGAAGAATTCCAGGAGCATGGAAAACCATTCCACATATGCAAAGGCTTTGACGCTTCTGAAGTAAGTTCTTACCGCAACTTCAAATCAAAACCCCTCCCAGCCG
It includes:
- a CDS encoding clostripain-related cysteine peptidase — translated: MKKITSIFLLMAFVCFFVFPGTAEAQKKWTIMVFLNGDNNLDSAGNNDVEEMMKVGSNDQLDIIVLQDHAGSNNTERHYIKKGSKDTEKVGEIDMGNWQEALNFFKWGVQNHPADHYVFDIWNHGAGWEKKARGEMFKGISYDDDSGNHMTTPHLGLLAKAMKEHIGRNVDIIGYDACLMAMMEVAYETKDYTDYAVFSEETEPGDGWPYDDWLTPLAANPDMSPADVCKKLTETYLASYNGGSQGTSKVTFSALDMSKLDGFIPVLNDFTNALIQNASLNDAFKTAMGATQSFAYAQCKDLIDFARQVKGKVTSSDIMSKADQLIAGVKGSSNSIIIAGGNTGSNVANAEGISIYMPSKSQYDSKKNEYRALKFGIASKWADFIEGLYYPNVPVLSVKTIDIVDENNDGKVSPGELVEFKVTVANEGTKPGSGIKVKLTVEGMNASIESFGEANISEVPGMGEAKAEGLKARISTTCPSSTSVNFTVHVVMGGNEITKDYAVLVRKPFETKSSVLLITKDATDEFSKFYTKALTDAGIGYDLWDVAFEGKISSGLLKKYVGGMVFFNAPGTSDIDTVSQDDLINYLSVGGSLFITGQDIGYKIKDTKFYTDYIHAKYIQDNTGIFNLQGLDTFNGTDLIIANGDGANNQKWPDEIDVVAPAKAILKYNPAGKDDPHFTIDQLSEHADTTKGLNASGTAGLYVTTGVYKIVYFAFGFEAINSAQSRTAVLGKVKSLLYPKTDEKVLFMLSVEKKLSSTRNAGKSSILRNELEQMIEIVETCMLRDINAGNTDTITLLNQSDSAAIRTVRDNLRQNLKNSRSMENHSTYAKALTLLK